ATATTTCCACTTTGCCTCTCAAACCTGCTATCAATTTTTTGTCACTAAACAAGCGGAACAATGAGCTGCCAACCGTCACATTGACCAAGGTGGAATGACCCAGAGGCTCTAGCAGATTGACGGCCCCTGTTAATGAAATCTGACCCTTTTTGCCCAGTTTTAAATCATGGGGCCGTACCCCCAGGTAGACATGTTGGCCGTCATGGACGTTAAATTCCTTGAGGCAGCGGCCCAAGTTGATCTTTGTGCCCTCTGCGGCAAACTGAAGCTGATCATCTTGCACAGATAAGCGGCCTTTCAAAAAGTTCATGGGCGGGCTGCCAATGAAATGGGCAACAAAATAGTTTTTGGGGTGATGATACAAATCAAGGGGCTTACTGTATTGGACTAATTCCCCATCTTTCATAATGGCAACCCGGTCTGCCATCGTTAAGGCTTCTTCCTGGTCGTGGGTGACCATGACAGTGGTTATCCCCAATTCCTGTTGAATCCGCTTAATCTCCTCTCTCATCTCAATCTTTAAGCGGGCATCCAGGTTTGAAAGGGGTTCATCCAACAGAAGCAATTTCGGTTCTTTCACAACAGCACGGGCCAGGGCGACCCGTTGCTGCTGGCCGCCGGACAGTTCGCTGGGCAGGCGGTCCAACAGGTGCTCCAGTTTGACCAGTGCTGCTGCTTCTTTGGCCCGTTCAATCCTTTCTTTCTTGGGCACTTTCATTTGTTTTAACGGGAACATAATGTTTTCCAGCACAGTCATGTGCGGGTATAAGGCGTAGCTCTGAAACAGCATCCCGATGTGCCGGTCTTTAGGCTCCACTTCATTGACAAGCTGACCGTCAAACAGAATGTCGCCCTCGGTTGGCTTATAAATCCCGGCCAGCATGAGCAAGGTGGTCGACTTGCCGCAGCCGCTTGGCCCCAGCAAAGCCACAAATTCACCGTCCTCTATCACCAAATTGAGATTCTCGATCACATGTGCTTTTTCAAAGCGTTTGTACACGTTTCTTAACTCTATTTTCATACTCCCTTACCTCCTCCCGCATGAATCTGCATGAGCGATTTTTGGGTGAGAATGAAAAAGGCGATAACAGGCAGCATATAGAAGACCGAAACAGCTGTCAATAAACCATAGGGCACTACATTGGGATCGCTCAACAGCTTCTGCAAATAGGTGGCTAAAGTGATGTTGCTGTCACTGATGATAAAGGTGTATAGCAAGAGGAACTCCGACCAGCCGGACAAGAATGAAAAGATACTTACAGCCGCAATCCCGGGCTTAACCAAGGGAAGAACAATGGTATACCACACCTTAAACCGGTTGCAGCCATCGATTAAGCCGGCCCATTCCACATCCCAAGGCACATCATCGAAGAATCCTTTCATAATCCACGCCGTGAGCGGGATTTGCAGCGCTGTTTTCACCAGCACTACGCCCCATAACGTGTCAAACAGGCCCAAGAAGTTGAGGATATAGAAGACGGCAATCAGCAGGGCGATACTTGGAAAGGCATGTAAAATCAACGTTATCTTTAATAATCCTTGACGGCCGGGAAACCTTAAGCGGGACAGGGCAAATCCGGCCATCACGCCAATGATGACCTCCAGGATGGTCAACACACCGGCAAAGACTAAAGAGTTCCATGTGGCCAGCCAAATACTCGGGTAAACCGAGCTGGCAATTTCCACGTTCGTCCACAAAAAACGCCAGTTGTCCAGGGTAAAGCCGACCGGTATAAAACCATGCTTCATCTGGCTGGAAAAGGAATTTAAAAGCAGCCACACATACATCAGAATGACGGGCAAGGTCGTGATGAACAAGATGGAGAAAGCTACTACATAGGGCATGCGCCGTTTCCATCTTGACGTTTTGGCAAAGGAAACATTTCTTTCTGTTTCTGATCTGTACACAGCTTCCATGCCTCAACCCCCTTGATGCCTACTCTATCCGCGTTCCTCTTTCCATCTTTTTCATACCGAACACTTTCCATAAGATCACAGTCAGGACAATGGCCACTGCGACAAGGACAACAGAAACTGCTGCCCCGTAACCAAACTCAAAATATTGAAAGGCTTTGTGATAAGAATAGAGGGCCAGCACCGTACTGTCAAAACCGGGTCCTCCATTGGTTAACAGCAAAATGTATTCATAGGAGGTAAGCAATGACAAAAGCTGCCAAATGGTGACAAACATCACCGGCCAGCGCAAGGCAGGCAGGATAATGTCCTTGATGATCGACCAATGGCCGGCTCCGTCTACTTTGGCCGCTTTGAACAAATCCTGGGGAATCGACTTAATGGCGGATGAAAAAATAATCATGCCAAAAGAGGCGCCGATTAAGCCATTGGCCAAAATAATGGCTGTCATGGGATAATTGACCAGCCACATGGTGGGCGGCATCCCCATCAGTTCCCTGATGCTGTTTAAAACCCCGTAACTGCTGGGGTCAAAAAACCACAGCCATAATAAGACATAGACAACGGGTGGTGACATCCTGGGCAGCATCCAGATGGTTCTGAAGAATAATCCGATTGATTCTTTCTGAATAAAGTAGGTGGTGAACAAGGCCAGGGCCAGGCCAAAGAGGACGTTAATGCCCAGGGTGAAAAAGACGTAGACAAACGTGTTGGTCAAGATGGCCGGAAGAGTGGGATCTTCAAGAAGGAATCTGTAATTTTGAAAACCAACAAAATCCCATCTCATCGCTGAGCCCATGCTGGTAAATGACAACACCACAATTAAAACAACAGGTAAG
This Caldalkalibacillus uzonensis DNA region includes the following protein-coding sequences:
- a CDS encoding carbohydrate ABC transporter permease, which produces MEAVYRSETERNVSFAKTSRWKRRMPYVVAFSILFITTLPVILMYVWLLLNSFSSQMKHGFIPVGFTLDNWRFLWTNVEIASSVYPSIWLATWNSLVFAGVLTILEVIIGVMAGFALSRLRFPGRQGLLKITLILHAFPSIALLIAVFYILNFLGLFDTLWGVVLVKTALQIPLTAWIMKGFFDDVPWDVEWAGLIDGCNRFKVWYTIVLPLVKPGIAAVSIFSFLSGWSEFLLLYTFIISDSNITLATYLQKLLSDPNVVPYGLLTAVSVFYMLPVIAFFILTQKSLMQIHAGGGKGV
- a CDS encoding carbohydrate ABC transporter permease; this translates as MDKAQRFAVNMQKWGLPAFMLSPFFIMVTIFYFLPVVLIVVLSFTSMGSAMRWDFVGFQNYRFLLEDPTLPAILTNTFVYVFFTLGINVLFGLALALFTTYFIQKESIGLFFRTIWMLPRMSPPVVYVLLWLWFFDPSSYGVLNSIRELMGMPPTMWLVNYPMTAIILANGLIGASFGMIIFSSAIKSIPQDLFKAAKVDGAGHWSIIKDIILPALRWPVMFVTIWQLLSLLTSYEYILLLTNGGPGFDSTVLALYSYHKAFQYFEFGYGAAVSVVLVAVAIVLTVILWKVFGMKKMERGTRIE
- a CDS encoding ABC transporter ATP-binding protein; this encodes MKIELRNVYKRFEKAHVIENLNLVIEDGEFVALLGPSGCGKSTTLLMLAGIYKPTEGDILFDGQLVNEVEPKDRHIGMLFQSYALYPHMTVLENIMFPLKQMKVPKKERIERAKEAAALVKLEHLLDRLPSELSGGQQQRVALARAVVKEPKLLLLDEPLSNLDARLKIEMREEIKRIQQELGITTVMVTHDQEEALTMADRVAIMKDGELVQYSKPLDLYHHPKNYFVAHFIGSPPMNFLKGRLSVQDDQLQFAAEGTKINLGRCLKEFNVHDGQHVYLGVRPHDLKLGKKGQISLTGAVNLLEPLGHSTLVNVTVGSSLFRLFSDKKLIAGLRGKVEISFDRHALHLFDASTGASLSRQHLASDQSETASNVVLPV